The following coding sequences are from one Prosthecobacter vanneervenii window:
- a CDS encoding MotA/TolQ/ExbB proton channel family protein, whose product MHRKIFLALAVLVALIFVMNINAQAQQPAPAAPGVVVTQAPAVDENPYSDALTFKGFVKRTGVMAYPLITLSMVAFFMIVLFALTVRQGTVVSDAFMNSADALIRKQDYLGLLAVCNRRNECIARITSKTLDFATRNPTASFEEVKEVTEAEGNRQSSLLLARIAYLGDVGAVAPMLGLLGTTLGMITTFHEISGKGVGGSNQLGLAQGVSEALLCTASGLVIGIPSLIFYAIFRGKVNRLISEMEAATTHLMALLAVQYKRAARAAAGQ is encoded by the coding sequence ATGCACCGAAAAATCTTCCTCGCCCTGGCTGTGCTGGTGGCGCTCATCTTCGTGATGAACATCAACGCCCAGGCCCAGCAGCCTGCACCGGCTGCTCCCGGTGTCGTCGTGACTCAGGCCCCCGCCGTGGATGAGAACCCTTATAGCGATGCATTGACGTTCAAAGGCTTTGTGAAGCGCACCGGCGTCATGGCCTATCCGCTGATCACCTTATCGATGGTGGCGTTTTTCATGATCGTGCTCTTCGCCCTCACGGTTCGGCAGGGCACGGTGGTGAGCGATGCCTTTATGAACTCGGCCGATGCGCTGATCCGCAAACAGGACTACCTGGGGCTGCTGGCTGTGTGCAACCGCCGCAACGAGTGCATCGCCCGCATCACCTCCAAGACACTGGACTTTGCCACGCGTAATCCCACCGCTAGTTTTGAAGAGGTGAAGGAGGTGACCGAGGCCGAGGGCAACCGCCAGTCCAGCCTGCTGCTGGCCCGCATCGCCTACCTGGGAGACGTCGGCGCCGTGGCCCCCATGCTGGGGCTGCTGGGCACCACGCTGGGCATGATCACCACCTTCCACGAGATTTCCGGCAAGGGTGTCGGTGGGTCCAACCAGCTGGGACTGGCCCAGGGGGTGTCCGAGGCCCTGCTCTGCACGGCCTCCGGTCTCGTCATCGGCATTCCCTCGCTGATCTTCTACGCCATCTTCCGTGGCAAGGTGAACCGGCTGATCTCCGAAATGGAGGCTGCGACGACCCACCTGATGGCCTTGCTGGCGGTGCAGTACAAGCGCGCAGCACGTGCCGCTGCCGGCCAGTAA
- a CDS encoding DUF1592 domain-containing protein, with amino-acid sequence MSLNLRHFALAAFVVGPLSLSAAPAWKDAEVVLKAKCYECHNPKKSKGEVDLQQFAADPQLAKHFDVWLKVKDTIENGDMPPPKAHQMSDQENKTLLGWVNGELDALAAAQSGDPGPVTMRRLTNAEYDYTIRDLAGHDYSLAKEFQTDGGGGEGFSNTGDVLFMSPAALDKYFGAARKVADFATIMPGTGIVFNSQRIGLRGPEQVKAQAQQALYVWYQQKAAPHLPKDFDDMREADYMIACWKHKHFKTPLEQLAKEGGLQLPFLQNWNNLVNATEPKSRFLDLTRVAWRELPVPDAAKPGQVPQAVTDGAKAIQAQLLSWNNPKKPGSGVQRQQQDADGIRAYQMNIEVKGKKQAFLCIGDDGDGNKGDIALITKLDVRTTKGHLQYMDWLNKQMGEDQKALAATPPPANAEALKQRIAELEKVKSAFGKHPQGRQIEPGVLAIAAPLAFTLPLPENATWLHAEARLDLQNPDINDGTIQWALTSDKPYDVTKIMPGVLTVWKTQTDAARNTMRDFGVMKQAFPDMYERRLEEVAGNLYRWKPGITVYYFSDDQLGQLLGPKDRDHLAAMKKDFGYTANPKLNPQQQKEFDSALLGHLRYFAGRAWRRPLTAEEGQKLDALYFEGRKKELDRESAAREVVVRVLVSPFFLFKAETLPLASNPTGDVKLNAHELASRLSYFIWASQPDWELRKAADDGSLLKPEVLAAQTKRMLRDRKATALAKEFSGQWLKFNGFDEKSTVDEKKYPEFTTEIRNDMQRETIEFFSHLVRDDRNVGEIIGGDYSFLNERLAKFYGVPGVTGGDFREVKVAQQHRGGLLGMGAILTKTSRPNRTSPVVRGDYLYQVVLGFSSPPPPPNVPKLPDSAVKPASLREALMVHRTDAACAVCHERIDPLGFALESFDPIGRFRTADETGGKIDDTGELKDGTKFQGLPGLRDYLKKNEANFTAQFCRKLLGYALGRQTMPSDKSLLAKMQATLKQNGGKFSAAVLEVVNSRQFLNRRSEAVVASSNQ; translated from the coding sequence ATGTCTCTGAATCTACGCCATTTTGCTCTGGCCGCCTTTGTCGTCGGCCCGTTGTCCCTTTCCGCCGCTCCGGCATGGAAAGACGCTGAAGTCGTTTTAAAGGCCAAGTGCTACGAGTGCCACAACCCCAAGAAGAGCAAGGGAGAGGTGGATCTTCAGCAGTTTGCCGCTGATCCCCAGCTGGCCAAGCACTTTGATGTCTGGCTCAAGGTCAAGGACACCATCGAAAACGGCGACATGCCGCCGCCCAAGGCGCATCAGATGTCCGACCAGGAGAACAAGACCCTCCTCGGCTGGGTCAATGGCGAGCTCGATGCCCTGGCTGCCGCCCAGTCCGGCGATCCCGGCCCCGTGACCATGCGCAGGCTGACCAACGCCGAATACGACTACACCATCCGCGACCTCGCCGGGCACGACTACAGCCTGGCCAAGGAATTCCAGACCGACGGCGGTGGTGGCGAAGGTTTCAGCAATACCGGCGACGTTCTCTTCATGAGTCCGGCTGCACTGGACAAATACTTTGGCGCGGCACGCAAGGTGGCCGATTTCGCCACCATCATGCCGGGCACCGGCATCGTGTTCAATTCGCAGCGCATCGGCCTGCGTGGCCCGGAGCAGGTCAAAGCCCAGGCCCAGCAGGCCTTGTATGTATGGTATCAGCAGAAGGCGGCGCCGCATCTTCCCAAGGACTTTGATGACATGCGAGAGGCGGACTACATGATCGCCTGCTGGAAGCACAAGCACTTCAAGACCCCGCTCGAACAACTCGCCAAGGAAGGCGGGCTGCAGCTGCCCTTCCTGCAAAACTGGAACAATCTCGTCAACGCCACCGAGCCCAAATCACGTTTCCTTGATCTCACCCGCGTGGCCTGGCGCGAGCTTCCTGTGCCCGATGCCGCCAAGCCCGGCCAGGTGCCGCAGGCCGTGACGGACGGTGCCAAGGCCATCCAGGCCCAGCTCCTTTCCTGGAACAATCCCAAAAAGCCCGGCAGCGGTGTGCAGCGCCAGCAGCAGGATGCCGACGGCATCCGCGCCTACCAGATGAACATCGAGGTGAAGGGCAAGAAGCAGGCCTTCCTGTGCATCGGCGACGATGGCGACGGCAACAAAGGAGACATCGCCTTGATCACCAAGCTCGATGTCCGCACCACCAAGGGCCATCTGCAATACATGGACTGGCTCAACAAGCAGATGGGCGAAGACCAGAAAGCCCTCGCCGCCACGCCCCCTCCGGCCAATGCCGAAGCGCTGAAGCAGCGCATCGCCGAGCTGGAAAAAGTGAAAAGCGCCTTCGGCAAGCACCCGCAGGGCCGCCAGATCGAGCCCGGAGTGCTGGCCATCGCAGCGCCGCTGGCTTTCACCCTCCCGCTGCCTGAAAACGCCACCTGGCTGCATGCCGAGGCCCGCCTGGATCTGCAAAATCCCGACATTAACGACGGCACCATTCAGTGGGCGCTCACCTCGGACAAGCCCTACGACGTCACCAAGATCATGCCCGGTGTGCTCACCGTGTGGAAGACCCAGACCGATGCCGCGCGCAACACCATGCGAGATTTCGGCGTCATGAAGCAGGCCTTCCCGGACATGTATGAGCGCCGTCTGGAGGAAGTGGCTGGTAATCTCTATCGCTGGAAACCGGGCATCACGGTCTATTACTTCAGCGATGATCAGCTCGGCCAGCTCCTTGGGCCCAAAGACCGCGATCATCTCGCGGCCATGAAGAAGGACTTCGGCTACACCGCCAATCCCAAACTCAATCCGCAGCAGCAGAAAGAGTTCGACTCCGCCCTGCTCGGCCATCTGCGCTACTTTGCCGGTCGTGCCTGGCGTCGTCCCCTCACTGCTGAGGAAGGGCAAAAGCTGGATGCCCTCTACTTTGAAGGGCGCAAAAAAGAGCTCGATCGTGAATCGGCCGCACGCGAGGTCGTGGTGCGCGTGCTGGTTTCCCCTTTCTTCCTCTTCAAGGCGGAGACGCTGCCGCTGGCCAGCAATCCCACGGGCGATGTGAAGCTCAATGCCCACGAGCTGGCTTCGCGCCTCAGCTACTTCATCTGGGCCTCCCAGCCCGACTGGGAGCTGCGCAAGGCCGCTGATGACGGCAGCCTTCTCAAGCCCGAAGTCCTCGCTGCACAGACCAAGCGCATGCTGCGCGACCGCAAGGCCACGGCGCTGGCCAAGGAGTTCTCCGGTCAGTGGCTGAAGTTCAACGGCTTCGACGAAAAGAGCACCGTCGATGAAAAGAAGTATCCCGAATTCACCACCGAGATCCGTAACGACATGCAGCGGGAGACCATCGAGTTCTTCTCTCATCTCGTGCGCGATGACCGCAATGTGGGCGAGATCATCGGCGGCGACTACTCCTTCCTCAATGAGCGCCTCGCCAAATTCTACGGCGTGCCCGGCGTCACCGGCGGCGACTTCCGCGAGGTGAAGGTGGCTCAGCAGCATCGTGGCGGCCTGCTTGGCATGGGCGCCATCCTCACCAAGACCTCCCGCCCCAACCGCACCAGCCCCGTGGTGCGTGGAGACTACCTCTACCAGGTGGTGCTCGGCTTCAGTTCACCGCCACCGCCGCCGAACGTGCCCAAGCTGCCGGATAGCGCCGTGAAGCCCGCCTCTCTGCGCGAGGCCCTCATGGTCCACCGTACCGATGCCGCCTGCGCCGTCTGCCATGAGCGCATCGACCCCCTCGGCTTCGCTCTTGAAAGCTTCGACCCCATCGGTCGCTTCCGCACTGCCGATGAAACGGGTGGTAAGATCGACGACACCGGCGAGCTCAAAGACGGCACCAAGTTCCAGGGCCTGCCCGGCCTGCGCGACTACCTCAAAAAGAACGAGGCCAATTTCACCGCCCAGTTCTGCCGCAAGCTCCTCGGCTACGCCCTCGGCCGCCAGACCATGCCGAGCGACAAATCGCTGCTCGCCAAGATGCAGGCCACCCTCAAGCAGAACGGCGGCAAGTTCTCCGCCGCCGTCCTCGAAGTCGTCAACAGCCGCCAGTTCCTCAACCGCCGCAGTGAGGCCGTCGTCGCCTCCTCCAATCAATAA
- a CDS encoding serine/threonine protein kinase: protein MHPDHFQPEKMIASGPSATVYRGVEAATGRKVLIKALLPDAETENPVDRARLQMLAPALMQVRHQQIAGLLTVMPTPEGAFNIISEYMPGMNARSFAAERRPTPADLRALAMQLMHALMVGEHLRMPHGDPKPSNIIIADHPGGGLFLQLQDWGLSLARQVHPAETLWFRAPELLAGGQPTTQSDLYTAAASLFCLATNSAPAQGNTPAEVMMGLQTFNAAHALMHLRPDLDQPLRDWLAWLMNPVPQQRPQVVGQALEMLMMTMHAGYAYMQQQPPMMMPGAQTMPLVAAAPAPAPASAPVPVAVAQPAPAPAAAPAAKPKPSAGKPATTAAPAKAAATAGPAAAPAPKKPLDKRIVLAVVLNLIAVIVLGLIFWPRRVVTDVNAPDKNTPAAEKK from the coding sequence ATGCACCCCGACCATTTTCAGCCCGAAAAGATGATTGCCTCCGGGCCCTCGGCCACGGTTTACCGAGGAGTGGAAGCGGCGACAGGCCGCAAGGTACTGATCAAAGCCCTGCTGCCAGATGCCGAGACGGAGAACCCGGTGGACCGTGCACGGCTGCAGATGCTGGCCCCTGCGCTCATGCAAGTGCGGCACCAGCAGATCGCGGGGTTGCTGACGGTCATGCCGACGCCGGAGGGTGCATTCAACATCATTTCTGAGTACATGCCGGGGATGAATGCGCGCAGCTTTGCCGCCGAGCGCAGGCCCACGCCCGCCGATCTGCGCGCGCTGGCAATGCAGCTGATGCATGCACTGATGGTGGGCGAGCACCTGCGCATGCCGCATGGAGACCCCAAGCCGAGTAATATCATCATCGCCGATCATCCAGGAGGCGGTCTTTTCCTGCAGTTGCAGGACTGGGGCCTCTCCCTGGCACGGCAGGTGCACCCGGCGGAGACGCTGTGGTTCCGCGCGCCCGAGCTGCTTGCCGGCGGCCAGCCCACCACGCAGAGCGATCTTTACACCGCCGCAGCGAGCCTTTTTTGCCTGGCCACGAACAGCGCACCCGCTCAGGGCAACACGCCCGCCGAGGTGATGATGGGGCTGCAGACCTTTAACGCTGCCCATGCACTGATGCACCTGCGGCCAGACCTGGACCAGCCGCTACGTGACTGGCTGGCGTGGCTGATGAACCCGGTGCCGCAGCAGCGACCACAGGTCGTAGGCCAGGCGCTGGAAATGCTGATGATGACGATGCATGCCGGGTACGCCTACATGCAGCAGCAGCCGCCCATGATGATGCCGGGTGCGCAGACCATGCCGCTGGTGGCGGCAGCGCCTGCTCCTGCCCCAGCATCTGCTCCCGTGCCCGTCGCCGTCGCTCAACCCGCACCGGCTCCCGCAGCAGCACCTGCAGCCAAGCCCAAGCCTAGTGCTGGCAAGCCTGCCACAACGGCAGCCCCCGCCAAGGCAGCTGCGACTGCCGGACCTGCCGCTGCGCCGGCTCCGAAGAAGCCGCTGGATAAACGCATCGTGCTGGCTGTGGTGCTAAATCTCATCGCCGTGATCGTTCTCGGGCTGATTTTCTGGCCCCGCCGAGTGGTGACTGATGTGAATGCGCCAGATAAAAACACCCCGGCTGCCGAGAAGAAGTAA
- a CDS encoding DUF1501 domain-containing protein has product MNPSFSHHAPNLEHAFLTRRELLQRVGMGFGAVAASSLFDQQAAAATMDPMALKRPHFTPKAKRVVHFFMNGGPSHVDTFDPKPMLDKYDGKPLPNVLKTERPTGAGFKSPFKFTKRGQCGLEVSEIFEKTGAFADDMCVIRSMHADVPNHEPSLGLMNSGEGRLNRPTLGSWVTYGLGSENQNLPGYISMCPGGMPTRRTKNWQSAFLPSAYQGAYINTDDTRVDKLVEFIKNGSLDLKQQRRQLDLLQTLNQRNLVAQDRDQLLEARVQSYELAYRMQMEATDAFDIMKEPESVRKMYGDHDFGRQCLIARRLLERGVRFIQLWTGAGQPWDNHDEILDHRKLGQQTDGAMAAFMSDLKQRGLWDETLMMWGGEFGRTPAVELPTPGANAGKQHGRDHNHYGFTMWLAGGGVRGGYTHGATDEFGFQATENPVHVHDLHATILRLLGFDHEKFTYRYAGLDFRLTGVNECKVVRELLA; this is encoded by the coding sequence ATGAACCCCTCTTTTTCACATCATGCCCCGAATCTGGAGCATGCCTTTCTGACGCGCCGTGAACTGCTGCAGCGCGTGGGCATGGGCTTTGGTGCCGTGGCCGCCAGCTCATTGTTTGACCAGCAGGCCGCAGCGGCCACGATGGACCCCATGGCGCTGAAGCGCCCGCACTTCACTCCAAAGGCGAAAAGGGTAGTGCACTTTTTCATGAACGGCGGGCCGTCCCATGTGGACACCTTTGACCCGAAGCCGATGCTGGACAAATACGACGGCAAACCGCTGCCCAACGTGCTCAAAACCGAGAGGCCGACCGGGGCGGGCTTCAAGTCCCCCTTCAAGTTCACCAAGCGCGGCCAGTGCGGCCTAGAGGTGAGCGAGATCTTTGAGAAGACCGGAGCCTTTGCCGATGACATGTGCGTCATCCGCTCCATGCACGCCGACGTGCCAAACCATGAGCCCTCCCTGGGGCTGATGAACAGCGGCGAGGGCCGCCTGAACCGCCCCACCCTGGGCTCCTGGGTGACATACGGGCTCGGCAGTGAGAACCAGAATCTGCCGGGCTACATCTCCATGTGCCCGGGCGGCATGCCCACCCGCCGCACGAAGAACTGGCAGTCCGCCTTCCTGCCCAGCGCCTACCAGGGCGCCTACATCAACACAGATGACACCCGGGTGGACAAGCTGGTGGAGTTCATCAAGAACGGCTCCCTGGACCTGAAGCAGCAACGCCGCCAGCTGGACCTGCTGCAGACCCTGAACCAGCGTAATCTGGTGGCCCAGGACCGTGACCAGCTGCTGGAGGCCCGCGTGCAAAGCTATGAGCTGGCGTACCGCATGCAGATGGAGGCCACGGACGCGTTTGACATCATGAAGGAGCCTGAATCTGTCCGAAAGATGTACGGCGATCACGACTTTGGCCGCCAGTGCCTCATCGCCAGACGTTTGCTGGAGCGCGGCGTGCGCTTCATCCAGCTCTGGACCGGCGCAGGCCAGCCCTGGGACAACCATGACGAAATTCTCGACCACCGGAAGCTCGGCCAGCAGACGGACGGGGCCATGGCCGCCTTTATGAGCGACCTGAAACAGCGCGGTCTCTGGGACGAAACCCTGATGATGTGGGGGGGCGAATTTGGACGCACCCCCGCCGTGGAACTGCCCACCCCCGGGGCGAACGCCGGCAAGCAGCATGGCCGCGACCACAACCACTACGGCTTTACCATGTGGCTGGCCGGCGGGGGAGTGCGCGGCGGCTACACGCACGGTGCGACGGACGAATTTGGCTTCCAAGCCACGGAAAACCCGGTGCACGTGCACGACCTGCACGCCACCATCCTGCGTCTTCTGGGCTTTGATCACGAAAAATTCACGTACCGCTACGCCGGCCTCGATTTCCGCCTGACGGGCGTAAACGAGTGCAAAGTGGTGCGGGAATTGCTGGCCTGA
- a CDS encoding PSD1 and planctomycete cytochrome C domain-containing protein, with protein MKSQPALLFLLLAAPATAAVDFVQDIQPIFSEHCYQCHGGHKQEAAFRLDHKPSALKGGDFGKAILPGKADDSRLMHAVLGTNPKMRMPRKGEPLRAAEIAKLKEWIDAGAVWPDSASVKLEQKTDHWAFKPPVKPKVPTNAEHPIDAFIRERLKKEGLSPSPSAEPATLLRRLHLDLTGLPPTPQEVDAFAKAYAKDPAASIQNATATLLDSPHYGERWARHWLDAAHYADSNGYEKDPMRFIWFYRDWVISAYNRDLPYDQFIIQQLAGDELPKATQDQIVATGFLRNTMINEEGGVDPEQFRMEAMFDRMDVIGKSVLGLTIGCTQCHNHKYDPISQEEYYRMFAFLNNDNEPWRVVYTSSEQMQRSQLLTQIGELEAKLKHDHPDWKKQMNKWVNAVKAAQPQWHTLAFEDDPSGGEKALRQPDGSILAQGYAPTKSDVKFVVKGFHDTKASGEDTKAADKSVHAPVKTIAAFRLELMNDPNLPAYGPGRSQKGTAALTEFVAEMKIDGKPTKLKFSQATADFGEAENTPLAPYARDKESEKDKRVTGPIGYAIDGKAETAWGINAGPGRRNVPRNAVFVLEKPVELKPDSELVVTLSMKHGGWNSDDLQTMNLGRYRISVTDAPNAAANPLYGAKSEFSVFRTTVADWQPVNDEIEALWKQHPEGTTTLVLDRRAEPRMTSVLKRGDFLKPDNRVTAGVPAVLNPLPKNADGSRLTFAKWLVDKKSPTAARAYVNRVWQACFGTGLIETAEDLGTQGSPPSHPELLDWLAVDFMEHGWSTKHLLRLITSSATYQQSSKVTPQLLERDPYNRLLARGPRFRVEGEVVRDIQLAASGLLNPAVGGRPVMPPAPAYLFEKPASYAPFPWKVDEDANQFRRSVYVFRRRSTPYPFLSTFDVPNGESACIRRSKSNTPLQALMTLNETMSMEAAKALGARMWKEGGADDAARIAYGFRLCTGRLPSAKETSVLLGMLKRHEPKLGDIDSHTLVARVLLNLDETITKE; from the coding sequence GTGAAAAGCCAACCCGCCCTTCTCTTTCTGCTGCTAGCCGCGCCCGCAACGGCAGCGGTGGATTTCGTCCAGGACATCCAGCCCATCTTTTCGGAGCACTGCTACCAATGCCACGGCGGGCACAAGCAGGAGGCAGCCTTTCGGCTGGACCACAAACCAAGCGCGCTGAAAGGCGGGGATTTTGGCAAGGCGATCCTGCCAGGCAAAGCCGACGACAGCCGGCTGATGCACGCGGTGCTGGGCACGAACCCGAAGATGCGCATGCCGCGCAAGGGCGAGCCGCTGAGGGCGGCGGAGATCGCGAAACTGAAGGAGTGGATCGATGCCGGAGCAGTGTGGCCGGACAGCGCGAGTGTGAAGCTGGAGCAGAAGACCGATCACTGGGCCTTCAAGCCACCGGTGAAACCAAAGGTGCCAACGAATGCGGAGCATCCGATCGACGCCTTCATCCGCGAGCGGCTCAAGAAAGAAGGTCTCTCCCCGTCCCCGTCTGCTGAGCCTGCCACGCTGCTGCGCCGCCTGCACCTGGACCTGACCGGCCTGCCGCCCACGCCGCAGGAGGTGGATGCCTTTGCCAAGGCGTATGCGAAGGATCCTGCCGCGAGCATCCAGAACGCCACCGCCACCCTGCTGGACTCCCCGCACTATGGCGAGCGCTGGGCACGACACTGGCTGGACGCGGCGCACTATGCAGACAGCAACGGCTATGAGAAGGACCCGATGCGCTTCATCTGGTTCTACCGGGACTGGGTGATCAGCGCCTACAATCGCGACCTGCCGTACGACCAGTTCATCATCCAACAGCTAGCAGGTGACGAGCTGCCCAAGGCCACGCAAGACCAGATCGTGGCCACCGGATTCCTGCGCAACACGATGATCAACGAGGAGGGCGGCGTGGACCCGGAGCAGTTCCGCATGGAGGCGATGTTTGACCGCATGGACGTCATCGGCAAAAGCGTGCTGGGGCTGACCATCGGCTGCACGCAGTGCCACAACCACAAGTACGACCCCATTTCGCAGGAGGAGTACTACCGGATGTTTGCCTTCCTGAACAATGACAACGAGCCCTGGCGCGTGGTGTACACCAGCAGCGAGCAGATGCAGCGCTCGCAGCTGCTGACGCAGATCGGCGAGCTGGAGGCGAAGCTGAAGCATGACCACCCAGACTGGAAGAAGCAGATGAACAAGTGGGTGAATGCGGTGAAGGCCGCGCAGCCGCAGTGGCACACGCTGGCTTTTGAAGATGATCCCTCCGGTGGGGAGAAGGCGCTGCGGCAGCCGGATGGCAGCATCCTGGCGCAGGGGTATGCGCCGACGAAGAGCGATGTGAAATTTGTGGTGAAGGGATTCCACGACACCAAGGCTTCGGGCGAAGACACCAAGGCTGCGGATAAGAGTGTCCACGCTCCCGTCAAAACCATCGCCGCCTTCCGGCTGGAACTGATGAATGACCCGAACCTGCCGGCGTATGGGCCGGGGCGCTCTCAGAAAGGGACGGCGGCGCTGACGGAGTTTGTGGCTGAGATGAAGATCGACGGGAAGCCGACGAAGTTGAAATTCAGCCAGGCCACCGCCGACTTTGGTGAAGCGGAAAATACACCGCTGGCACCGTATGCGCGCGACAAGGAAAGCGAGAAGGACAAGCGCGTGACGGGGCCGATTGGCTACGCGATTGACGGCAAGGCAGAGACGGCGTGGGGAATCAACGCAGGGCCGGGACGGCGCAATGTGCCGCGCAATGCGGTGTTTGTTTTGGAGAAGCCGGTGGAGCTGAAGCCTGACAGCGAGCTGGTGGTGACACTGAGCATGAAGCACGGCGGCTGGAACAGCGACGACCTGCAGACGATGAACCTGGGGCGCTACCGCATCAGCGTGACCGATGCGCCGAATGCAGCGGCGAATCCGCTCTACGGAGCCAAGTCGGAGTTTTCCGTCTTCCGCACCACGGTGGCGGATTGGCAGCCGGTGAATGACGAGATCGAGGCGCTGTGGAAGCAGCACCCCGAGGGCACCACGACGCTGGTGCTGGACCGCCGTGCGGAGCCGCGCATGACCTCCGTGCTGAAGCGCGGTGATTTCCTGAAGCCTGACAATCGCGTGACCGCCGGCGTGCCTGCGGTGCTGAATCCGCTGCCGAAGAATGCGGATGGCTCGCGCCTGACCTTTGCGAAGTGGCTGGTGGATAAGAAATCGCCCACAGCGGCCCGCGCCTATGTGAACCGCGTGTGGCAGGCCTGCTTTGGCACCGGCTTGATCGAGACCGCCGAGGATCTGGGCACGCAGGGTTCGCCTCCGAGCCACCCGGAGCTGCTGGACTGGCTGGCGGTGGATTTCATGGAGCACGGCTGGAGCACGAAGCATCTGCTGCGCCTGATCACCAGCAGTGCGACCTATCAGCAGAGCAGCAAGGTTACGCCACAGCTTCTGGAGCGCGACCCCTACAACCGCCTGCTGGCCCGAGGCCCGCGCTTCCGCGTGGAAGGCGAGGTGGTGCGTGACATTCAGCTAGCGGCGAGCGGGCTGCTGAATCCCGCCGTGGGTGGCCGCCCTGTGATGCCGCCTGCGCCGGCGTATCTGTTTGAAAAGCCCGCCAGCTACGCGCCCTTCCCCTGGAAGGTGGATGAGGACGCCAATCAGTTCCGCCGCAGCGTGTATGTCTTCCGACGCCGCAGCACGCCGTATCCTTTCCTGAGCACCTTTGATGTGCCGAATGGCGAAAGCGCCTGCATCCGACGCTCCAAAAGCAACACGCCGCTGCAGGCGCTCATGACTCTGAATGAAACCATGAGCATGGAGGCCGCGAAGGCCCTGGGCGCACGCATGTGGAAGGAAGGTGGAGCCGATGATGCGGCCCGCATCGCCTACGGCTTCCGCCTCTGCACCGGCCGCCTGCCGAGTGCGAAAGAAACCAGCGTACTGCTCGGCATGCTGAAACGCCACGAGCCCAAGCTCGGAGACATCGACTCACATACGCTGGTGGCGCGTGTACTGCTGAATCTGGACGAGACGATCACGAAGGAGTGA
- a CDS encoding DUF1552 domain-containing protein, with product MNLSRRKFLRGSGIALGLPWLESINSFGADAVKNNTAPRRLAVCFTGNGVNPHHWGATQGAGGMEFMKTLSPLEPIKKHISVFKGLWNPTTVEGEGGHYPKMNVLCGLKVKKTTTDVEVGTTMDQLVAAQTGKFTPVPCVVLGTERPSYSTDSGFTSIYSAYISWSTPTTPAPKEIFPQQAFDQLFDDGSKRKRDKSILDLVMQDAGALKPKLSQRDKQKLDEYLTSVREIEQRVELAEKISQAETRGAGWQPTVKVPTLARPGSGIPTSSEDHLRLMFDIMLLAFQMDRTRVATFMMNNDLSNMRFPSLDGISGGIHELSHHANDEHRLDMYQRVNQHQVKLWGEFLTKMQATNEGERTLLENSMVMLTSSLFDGNAHDSRQLPVVLAGNGGGTIQAGRFHDLSADPNRKMCRLHIALMDRMGLHVGHFGDAENALAI from the coding sequence ATGAATCTCTCTCGTCGCAAATTCCTCCGTGGCTCTGGCATCGCCCTCGGCTTGCCGTGGCTTGAATCGATCAACTCCTTCGGAGCTGATGCGGTGAAAAACAACACTGCGCCGCGTCGCCTCGCCGTGTGCTTCACCGGCAATGGAGTCAATCCGCACCACTGGGGTGCCACGCAGGGCGCTGGCGGCATGGAGTTCATGAAGACCCTCTCGCCGCTGGAGCCGATCAAGAAGCACATCAGCGTGTTTAAGGGCCTTTGGAATCCCACCACCGTGGAAGGGGAAGGCGGACACTACCCCAAGATGAATGTGCTCTGCGGCCTTAAGGTGAAAAAGACCACCACGGATGTTGAAGTCGGCACCACCATGGACCAGCTCGTGGCCGCGCAGACGGGCAAGTTTACTCCTGTTCCTTGCGTTGTGCTGGGCACCGAGCGCCCCAGTTACAGCACCGACTCCGGTTTCACCTCCATCTACTCCGCCTACATCTCCTGGAGCACGCCGACGACCCCTGCGCCCAAGGAGATCTTCCCGCAGCAGGCCTTCGACCAGCTCTTTGATGACGGCAGCAAGCGCAAGCGCGACAAGAGCATCCTCGACCTCGTGATGCAGGACGCCGGCGCTTTGAAGCCCAAGCTCAGCCAGCGCGACAAGCAGAAGCTCGACGAATACCTCACCTCCGTGCGCGAGATCGAGCAGCGCGTCGAGCTCGCCGAAAAAATCAGCCAGGCCGAAACCCGCGGCGCAGGCTGGCAGCCCACTGTCAAGGTGCCCACCCTCGCACGTCCCGGCTCCGGCATCCCCACCAGCAGCGAGGACCACCTGCGCCTCATGTTCGACATCATGCTCCTGGCCTTCCAGATGGACCGCACCCGTGTGGCCACCTTCATGATGAACAACGACCTCTCCAACATGCGCTTCCCCAGCCTGGATGGCATCAGCGGCGGCATCCATGAGCTCTCCCACCACGCCAATGACGAGCACCGCCTGGACATGTACCAGCGCGTGAACCAACACCAGGTGAAGCTCTGGGGCGAGTTCCTCACCAAGATGCAGGCTACCAATGAAGGCGAGCGCACCCTGCTGGAAAACAGCATGGTCATGCTCACCAGCAGCCTCTTCGACGGCAATGCCCACGACTCCCGCCAGCTCCCGGTCGTCCTCGCCGGCAACGGCGGCGGCACCATTCAGGCGGGTCGCTTCCACGATCTCAGCGCCGACCCCAACCGCAAAATGTGCCGCCTCCACATCGCCCTCATGGACCGCATGGGCCTCCACGTCGGCCACTTCGGCGATGCTGAGAACGCGTTGGCGATTTGA